In Anaerolineales bacterium, a genomic segment contains:
- a CDS encoding ParM/StbA family protein codes for MTGVIEMGKKQTAARTLPHPTEIQAISLDLGNGYCNLMADGGISADWRSVQGRLSDATRFNDLPFDDVINISGVWWAFGAGAYTYAARSLEDFPATNRYFSEWYKRLFTYALHRAYGVRLGEGIFYPRVVLSIPAGIFANEDVVQRVKESLAGDYQIGTTRGSELRVKIEDGNLQIIPEGAGSYIATATQNQIVQSGLWYVGDGGYLTFDVIAFRDGDYAPDLSVSDAAAGMRYVAAAVSRKLHAAAGNEVRPEDIDPYLTCDAITINGRAYPIGEHRATAICQLVERVAGFITRSMSGQNLTGIILTGGGAEVLRTGLEQALVPLTVIVAPNPRRANVLGGFALIGG; via the coding sequence ATGACAGGAGTAATCGAAATGGGCAAGAAACAGACGGCAGCCAGAACCCTTCCCCATCCTACCGAAATTCAGGCTATCAGCCTTGATCTCGGAAATGGGTATTGCAACCTCATGGCAGATGGGGGCATATCAGCGGATTGGCGCTCCGTTCAGGGGCGGCTATCAGACGCCACTCGCTTCAACGATCTCCCATTTGATGACGTGATCAATATCAGCGGCGTATGGTGGGCGTTCGGAGCGGGGGCTTATACCTACGCTGCACGCTCCCTAGAAGACTTCCCCGCCACGAATCGTTACTTCAGCGAATGGTACAAGCGCCTCTTCACCTATGCTCTTCATCGCGCCTATGGGGTGCGGCTAGGCGAGGGCATTTTCTACCCCCGCGTGGTTTTGTCGATCCCGGCGGGCATTTTTGCCAATGAAGATGTCGTGCAGCGGGTTAAGGAATCCCTTGCGGGCGATTACCAGATCGGTACGACGCGGGGATCGGAACTCAGAGTAAAAATCGAAGATGGGAATCTCCAAATCATCCCAGAGGGTGCGGGGTCATACATTGCCACTGCAACCCAAAATCAGATCGTGCAATCGGGATTGTGGTACGTGGGGGATGGGGGCTACCTCACTTTTGACGTGATCGCCTTTCGTGACGGCGACTACGCACCAGATTTGTCGGTGAGCGACGCGGCGGCGGGAATGCGATATGTTGCAGCGGCGGTTTCGCGCAAGCTGCACGCGGCGGCGGGTAACGAGGTTCGCCCAGAAGACATTGATCCCTACCTCACCTGCGACGCGATCACTATCAACGGACGGGCATATCCCATCGGCGAACACCGGGCGACGGCGATCTGCCAATTGGTAGAACGAGTCGCCGGATTCATCACCCGTAGCATGTCCGGGCAAAACTTGACAGGGATCATCCTTACAGGCGGTGGTGCTGAGGTCTTGCGAACGGGCTTGGAGCAAGCCTTAGTACCCCTCACGGTGATCGTCGCCCCAAACCCACGCCGTGCCAACGTCTTGGGCGGTTTCGCCTTGATCGGAGGCTGA
- a CDS encoding proline--tRNA ligase gives MSSQAITPRSEDYSRWYTDVIQRTDLADYAPVRGCMIIKPYGYALWENVQRELDQRFKDTGHQNAYFPLFIPEEFITREKENFEGFSPELAVVTIGGGEQLEQRLIVRPTSETIIGHSFANWIQSYRDLPLLINQWANVVRWEMRTRLFLRTMEFLWQEGHTAHATEAEAEEETLRMLGVYTDFAVNEAAIPVIPGRKSNQEKFAGALRSYTIEAMMGDKRALQSGTSHNLGQNFAKAFEIKYTDLNNQTQYCWTTSWGLSTRIIGAIIMAHGDDQGLRLPPRLAPIQVIIVPIYKSDSEKSAVMAAADAVFAELKAGGVRVKIDTREELTPGFKYNDWEMRGVPLRLEVGPKDVQNNTAALARRDVPGKAGKQFAPREGLLARVNDLLREIQANLLAQATTFRNANIHTVEGDYGKFREILKDGWASTWFSGDADAEAKIKEENQAVSRCFPLEQEGGSGPCIVTGKMTTERALFAKAY, from the coding sequence GTGTCATCACAAGCGATTACCCCGCGCAGCGAGGATTATTCCCGCTGGTACACCGACGTGATCCAGCGCACCGATCTTGCCGATTATGCGCCTGTGCGGGGGTGCATGATCATCAAACCCTATGGCTATGCCCTGTGGGAAAACGTCCAACGCGAGCTTGACCAGCGCTTCAAAGACACAGGGCATCAGAACGCCTATTTCCCCCTCTTTATCCCAGAGGAATTCATCACGCGGGAAAAAGAGAACTTCGAGGGCTTCAGCCCCGAATTGGCAGTCGTCACCATTGGCGGCGGTGAACAGCTTGAACAACGCCTAATCGTCCGCCCCACCTCGGAGACGATCATCGGGCATAGCTTTGCCAACTGGATTCAGAGTTACCGCGATCTCCCGCTGTTGATCAACCAATGGGCGAACGTCGTCCGTTGGGAGATGCGCACGCGCCTGTTCCTCCGCACGATGGAATTCCTCTGGCAAGAGGGGCATACCGCCCACGCAACCGAGGCAGAGGCAGAGGAAGAAACGCTCCGTATGTTGGGCGTTTACACCGATTTTGCCGTGAACGAAGCGGCGATCCCCGTCATTCCGGGGCGCAAGAGCAACCAAGAAAAATTTGCCGGCGCGCTGCGCAGTTACACGATTGAAGCGATGATGGGCGACAAACGCGCCCTGCAAAGCGGCACCAGCCACAACTTGGGGCAAAATTTCGCCAAAGCCTTCGAGATCAAATACACCGATTTGAACAACCAAACGCAGTACTGTTGGACAACCTCTTGGGGGCTGTCCACGCGCATCATCGGGGCGATCATCATGGCGCATGGCGATGATCAGGGCTTGCGCCTGCCGCCGCGCCTCGCCCCCATTCAGGTGATTATCGTCCCCATCTACAAGAGTGACAGCGAAAAAAGCGCGGTAATGGCGGCGGCAGATGCCGTCTTTGCCGAGTTGAAAGCTGGCGGCGTGCGCGTGAAAATTGACACCCGTGAGGAATTGACGCCCGGTTTCAAGTACAACGATTGGGAGATGCGCGGCGTCCCCCTGCGCTTGGAGGTGGGTCCGAAAGATGTGCAGAACAACACCGCTGCCCTTGCGCGGCGCGATGTGCCGGGGAAGGCGGGCAAACAATTCGCCCCGCGTGAGGGGCTTCTAGCGCGGGTGAACGACCTTCTGCGTGAGATTCAGGCGAACCTGCTGGCACAAGCGACGACCTTCCGCAACGCGAACATCCACACGGTGGAGGGCGATTATGGGAAGTTCCGCGAAATCTTGAAAGATGGTTGGGCGTCCACATGGTTCAGCGGCGATGCCGACGCCGAGGCGAAGATCAAAGAGGAAAATCAGGCGGTGTCGCGCTGCTTCCCGCTGGAACAAGAGGGCGGGTCGGGTCCGTGCATTGTCACTGGCAAAATGACGACAGAACGGGCGCTCTTTGCCAAGGCGTATTAG
- a CDS encoding 3'-5' exonuclease yields the protein MSLESLKLLWDAQNFVVLDTETTGLGWGAEIVEIAIIDYRGNILLNGRIRPQNGIPEDAARIHGIRDKDVSDCPSWQKICGEVKDALIDRDVIIYNAKYDVEMLQSSDMVCGLKNGWISIAHYECAMLGYAEFRGDWNHYHRNYRWHKLTEAISQMGLPPIHAHSALGDCQMTLSLMNHIFGDHS from the coding sequence ATGTCACTGGAAAGTTTGAAACTCTTGTGGGATGCACAAAATTTCGTCGTTCTGGACACAGAGACGACGGGGTTGGGTTGGGGTGCAGAAATTGTTGAGATCGCAATCATAGACTACCGGGGAAACATCCTCCTCAATGGCCGTATACGCCCACAGAACGGAATCCCTGAGGACGCCGCACGAATTCACGGAATCAGGGATAAGGATGTCTCTGATTGCCCGTCGTGGCAGAAAATTTGTGGTGAGGTGAAGGACGCGCTGATAGATCGCGATGTGATCATTTACAACGCCAAATACGATGTAGAGATGCTGCAATCCTCCGATATGGTCTGCGGACTCAAAAACGGGTGGATCAGCATAGCGCACTATGAATGTGCGATGTTGGGATACGCAGAATTCAGAGGCGATTGGAACCACTATCACCGAAATTATCGATGGCACAAGCTGACTGAGGCAATAAGCCAGATGGGATTGCCACCGATCCACGCCCATTCCGCGCTTGGCGATTGCCAGATGACCCTCTCGCTCATGAACCATATTTTCGGAGATCACTCATGA
- a CDS encoding toll/interleukin-1 receptor domain-containing protein, whose translation MRVFIAHAPGDNRSAHRLALDLMKRGLDVFVEAPDTTGELTPEQRREAMREGMHNADSIVVFVSPAALVSPEFREEVERVLASGKPLYCVSRQEVMLTKAFAELRKHPEFRIGLADYEDGVTGLLSVFGIDPTKIVKDILSEYDVDSWMPGKWFVKFYNPKHYMSGIAEYTFQPNRDAEAEIQISDLTGLWVHMHMHGNWSFSGDRLSVAGESKMAMFIQESPLPRQMPYVLSLKILELTRERFQGVSTAGDRVLFYRVAEDEQDGEEDGDL comes from the coding sequence ATGCGCGTCTTTATTGCCCACGCTCCCGGTGATAACCGCAGCGCCCACCGCTTGGCGCTTGACCTGATGAAACGTGGTTTGGATGTCTTTGTCGAAGCCCCCGACACAACGGGCGAGCTAACCCCCGAACAACGCCGCGAGGCAATGCGTGAGGGGATGCACAATGCCGATTCAATTGTTGTGTTTGTCTCGCCTGCCGCCCTTGTCTCGCCGGAATTTCGCGAGGAAGTGGAGCGCGTCCTCGCCAGCGGGAAGCCGCTTTACTGTGTCAGCCGCCAAGAGGTGATGCTGACGAAAGCCTTTGCCGAACTGCGCAAGCACCCAGAGTTTCGCATTGGGCTTGCCGATTACGAAGACGGCGTGACAGGGCTGCTCAGCGTGTTTGGCATTGACCCCACGAAGATCGTCAAGGATATTCTCTCCGAATATGATGTCGATTCATGGATGCCGGGGAAATGGTTCGTCAAATTCTACAATCCCAAACATTACATGAGCGGCATTGCCGAATACACCTTTCAGCCCAACCGTGACGCTGAGGCAGAAATCCAGATCAGCGATTTGACGGGGCTTTGGGTACACATGCACATGCATGGGAATTGGTCCTTCAGCGGGGATCGGCTCAGTGTTGCTGGCGAATCGAAAATGGCGATGTTCATTCAGGAATCCCCCCTCCCTCGGCAAATGCCTTACGTCCTCTCGTTGAAGATTCTCGAACTGACGCGGGAGCGCTTTCAGGGGGTCTCCACCGCCGGAGATCGCGTCTTGTTCTACCGTGTTGCCGAGGACGAGCAAGACGGCGAAGAGGACGGCGACCTGTAA
- a CDS encoding tyrosine-type recombinase/integrase has translation MLTLQTAVDEFQVANAADGLKTATIAWYRVRLSKFVSHVGGDFHIQEVTTSMIREWIIVLRGREKLSAGHGSGQVKIHTLHGYMRALRRFWRWACLEYDIAQNPMDRVRLPQRPRPEPKAISLDDLRAIFNACDDSPEGLRDRALIAFLCDTGCRAGGLLGLTVEDCDLQHLRARVVEKGDRPRIVPFSTFTAYHLIKWFEMRPAGGAVFCSLKKRRGQPLSYSGLAKILGRLKEKAGVQGRVNPHSFRHGFAREYVRNGGDLSSLSRLLGHSGIGVTADYYAVFTEPELAEFHAKFSPIRSLSEHHRPDSP, from the coding sequence ATGCTCACCCTCCAAACGGCGGTAGACGAATTTCAGGTGGCGAACGCAGCGGATGGGTTAAAGACCGCCACCATTGCATGGTATCGCGTTCGTCTCTCAAAATTCGTATCGCATGTGGGAGGTGATTTTCACATTCAGGAGGTGACAACAAGCATGATAAGGGAATGGATCATCGTCTTGCGCGGGCGGGAAAAACTCTCAGCCGGGCATGGGTCGGGGCAAGTGAAAATTCATACCTTGCACGGTTATATGAGAGCATTGCGCCGCTTTTGGCGGTGGGCATGTTTGGAATATGACATTGCCCAGAACCCGATGGATCGGGTGAGGCTGCCCCAACGTCCGCGCCCTGAACCAAAAGCAATCTCTCTGGATGACTTACGGGCGATTTTCAATGCCTGCGATGACAGTCCAGAAGGTCTCCGTGACCGGGCGCTCATCGCCTTTCTGTGCGATACAGGCTGCCGAGCGGGTGGGCTGCTGGGACTCACCGTTGAGGATTGCGATCTGCAACACCTACGGGCGCGGGTTGTAGAGAAAGGGGATCGCCCCCGCATCGTGCCGTTCAGCACGTTCACCGCTTACCACCTCATCAAGTGGTTTGAGATGCGCCCTGCTGGAGGCGCTGTATTTTGCAGCCTGAAAAAGCGTCGGGGGCAGCCCCTAAGCTATTCGGGTCTTGCAAAGATTCTAGGACGGCTCAAAGAAAAGGCGGGTGTACAGGGGCGTGTAAACCCACACAGTTTCCGGCATGGGTTTGCCCGCGAATATGTGAGGAATGGGGGTGATCTGTCCTCATTGAGTAGGTTATTGGGGCATAGCGGGATTGGTGTCACAGCGGACTATTACGCGGTGTTCACCGAACCTGAACTTGCCGAATTCCATGCCAAATTTAGCCCGATAAGGAGTCTCAGTGAACACCATAGACCAGATAGCCCTTGA